The genomic segment ACCGCACGATCAAGGAAGCGACCGTCCAACGCTATTACTACGATCGACACGATCAGCTCGAAGCTCACCTTGCCGACTTCATCAACGCCTACAACTATGCTCTGAGGTGGTCCCGGTTGTCTGAACAGCAATTCCGCGTCGATTAGTGGAGCTTCCGCCAAAATTAAGCTGCCGCGCGGAACGGCAGGGGGTTGAAGTAAGCTTGATCCGGGGTGCCGCCGTCAAGGCTCGAGTGAGGACGCCGGCCATTGTAAAAGTCGAGGTATCGGCCGATCGAGGCGCGGGCGTCGGACACGGTGTCGTAGGCCCGCAGATAGACCTCCTCATATTTGACGCTGCGCCACAGCCGCTCGACGAACACGTTGTCGCGCCAGGCGCCCCGGCCCTCCATGCTGATGGCGATGCCGTGACTGGCGAGCACGCCAGTGAACGCCGCGCCGGTGAACTGCGAGCCCTGGTCGGTGTTGAAGATGTCCGGCTTGCCGTAGCGAGCGAGAGCATCCTCCAGCGTCTCGACGCAGAATGCGGCTTCCATCGTGATCGAGACGCGCCACGACAGCACCCGACGGGTCGCCCAGTCGAGGACAACAGCCAGGTACACGAAGCCCCGCGCCATCGGGATGTAGGTGATGTCCATCGCCCAGACCTGGTTCGGACGCGTGATCTCCATGCCGCGCAGCAGATATGGATAGATCTTATGTCCAGGCTCGGGCTTGGTGGTGCGCGGCCGGCGGTAGAGCGCCTCTATCCCCATCCGCCGCATCAGCGTTTTGACATGCCGGCGGCCGATCTTGCTGCCCTCGGCAGCCAGCAGGTCTCGCAACATTCGCGAACCGGCGAAAGGAAACTCCAGATGCAGCCGGTCGAGCCGTTGCATGATTGCGAGGTCGGCGGGCGGCACGGGACGTGGTAGATAATAGACACTGCCACGGCTGATCTTCAAAACTTCCGCCTGCCTGGTGATCGGCAGATTGTGCTCACGCTCGATCATCGCTTTGCGCTCAGCAGGCCCGCTTTGCTGAGGGCGCCTTCTAAAAAACTGAGCGCGGCGCTGCGCGCCCCCTGTGGGATAGAAACGGCTAACCGCTAGACTGCGGCCGGAAGGGAGCGGCCGATACGATTTTGGTGGCACGTGAGCCCGTCAAAAAACCTGGTCCATGGGCTGTTGCGCACTTGAGAGTGGTGACGCCATTGCGGCGATCCCGTTTAGGAATTTGAATGAATTGCGCAGCCCAGCCCTTCCGCCGGAGTCAGAAGGAGCTACAGATGAATCCCAAAAGATCGAAGTCGAAGGACGGCGGTAAGATGCCGATGGTGCACCCGAACGCGGCTGCCATCGACGTTGGCGCCACCATGCATATGGCGCCGTCAGGGCAGATCGCGCACCGGAGCCAGTCCACAGTTTCGGTACCTTCACGGCCGATCTGCATCGGCTGGTAGACTGGTTTACGGAATGCGGCGTCGAGACCGTCGTCATGGAATCGACCAGCGTCTACTGGATTCCGATTTTCGAGCTTCTCGATGCCCGGGGATTTACCGTCTTTCTTGTCAATGCGCGCGATGCCAAGCACGTGCCGGGGCGTAAGACCGATGTCAGCGATGCGCAATGGCTGCAGCGGCTCCATTCATTCGGGTTGCTGCGGGCCAGCTTTCAGCCCAAAGGGCAGATTGCCGAACTGCGAGCCTACGTGCGTCAGCGCGAGCGTCTGCTGGAGTACGCGGCCTCACACATCCAGCATATGCAGAAGGCCTTGACGGCGATGAATCTTCAGCTCCACCACGTCGTCGCCGACATCACCGGCGCGACCGGCCTGCGTATCATACGCGCGATCCTTGCCGGCGAGCGCGATCCCGAGGCGTTGGCGTGCTTGCGCCACTACAGTTGCCACTCCAGTGCCGAGACGATTGCGAAGGCGCTCACCGGGAGCTACCGCGCCGAATGCCGACGCGGCGTTGCAGGAACTGGGGTCCGACCAGATCGGACAAGCCTTTGTCACAGCGACCATCACTGTCTGGGACCTGGATCCCAATGCGGCCGACGAAAAGCTCCGCCTGGTCGAGAAGGTTATTCAGGGTCGCGATTTCACCTGCATGATCGAGACGGTGAATGCCGTCGAAGCCTGGCTCGGTGGCTTGCCGGGCCATGTGTACGCCAACGTGCGGCAGCCACCGGTGTCGACCCTCAACCTCGCCCACGTGATTCCGATGTCGGCCGTCTGGGCCGGCGAGGTGAGGGATCTACACTTCAAGGGTCCGCCGCTCCTGTTTGGGAAGACCGAGGGATCGACCCCATTTCGATTCTCCCTCCACGTCGGCGACGTCGGCCACACGCTGGTGGTAGGGCCAACAGGTGCCGGCAAGTCGGTCCTGCTAGCTCTGATGGCGCTACAGTTCCGTCGTTACCAGAACTCGCAGGTCTTTGCGTTCGATTTCGGCGGTTCGATCCGGGCGGCCGCAATTGCCATGGGCGGCGATTGGCACGATCTCGGCGGTGGACTGTCTGATGGGGACGAAAAGCCAGTCGCCTTCCAGCCGTTGGCGTGGATTGACGATCCCGCCGAGCGCGGATGGGCGACCGAATGGATCGGCGCGATCCTCGCCCGGGAAAAGGTCGAGATCACCCCCGAGGTCAAGGCTCATCTGTGGTCGGCGCTAACATCTCTCGCTTCGGTGCCGAGGGTGGAGCGTACCCTGACGGGCCTGTCAGTCCTGCTCCAATCGAACTCTCTGAAACGCGCCTTGCAACCATATTGCCTCGGCGGTCCTTCCGGGCGCCTGCTCGATGCCGAATTTGAGCGCCTTGGCGAGGCCTGCCATCTGGACGGCCGGCGTGTCGATGAGGGGTGGCTTGCCCTCGACGACGATGATTTTTCCGGACAGCTCCGGGAGTGGCTGAAGACCCTTCGGAAGAAAAACGCTTCCGTCATCTTCGCGACCCAGTCGCTCTCGGACATCGATGGCTGTGCAATCGCGCCTGCGATCATCGAAAGCTGTCCAACGCGGCTGTTGCTGCCGAACGAGAGGGCGATCGAACCCCAGATCACAGCCATCTACAGACGCTTCGGTCTCAACGACCGGCAGATTGAGCTCCTGAGCCGGGCAACGCCCAAGCGCGACTACTACTGCCAGTCCCGTCGCGGCAACCGGATGTTCGAACTGGGCCTTGGTGAGATTGCGCTCGCATTCACTGCGGCCTCTGCCAAGAACGACCAGGCTGCCATCACGCAGCTCCTGGCGGAACATGGACCTGACGGTTTCGTACCCGCGGTTTGGTCTGGACCCTCGACCTGCTCCCCAATCTCGTCAATCCGGAGAAATCACTATGAGGCGTCTTGGCCTGTTGACGGCCGCTGGCACGGTCGCGCTGATCCTGGGCATCACAGTGCCCGCGCGAGCCCAGTGGATCGTCTTTGATCCCAACAACTACGTCCAGAATGTCTTGACGGCTGCGCGGGAACTCCAGCAGATCAACAATCAGATCACCTCGTTGCAGAACGAGGCGCAGATGCTGATCAACCAGGCGAAGAACCTGGCGAACCTGCCGTATTCGTCGCTGCAGCAACTGCAATCCTCGATCCAGCGTACTCAGCAATTGCTGGCCCAGGCGCAGCGTATTGCCTATGACGTCCAGCAGATCGATCATGCCTTCTCGACGAGCTACGCGCCAGCCGCCAGCAGCCAGTCGGATCAGTTGCTGACCGCCAATGCTCAATCGCGCTGGCAGAATTCATATGCCGCAACGCAGGACGCCCTTCGTGTCCAGGATGGCATCGTTGGCAACCTCGATACCCATCAAATCCAGACGTCTGCACTTGTGACGTCGAGTCAGAGCGCTAGCGGCGCCCTGCAGGCAACACAGGCCGGCAATCAGCTTCTCGCACTGAATGCGCAGCAGCTGGCGGACCTGACGGCTGGCGTGACGGCACAGGGCAGGACACAGAGCCTTGAAGCAGCGCAACGCGCGGCGGCCCAGGACCAGGGCCGCGAACAGCTCCGGCGGTTTCTCAACCCAGGGCAGGGCTATCAATTATCCAACGTGCAGATGTTCCACTGATGACTGACATCCGGACATTTATGGCGTTGTCGCTACTTACGACAATCGGGGTGTTGGTCGTGACTGCCTGCACGATCCAACTTCGTAGTGGAGAAGATGCGTCTGCGCCGCCAAAGGCAGAGCAGACCACGGATGTTGAGGTTTCCGATCTCGCCCGCTGCCGCACCGTCACGTCAGACGATGTCGGAGGCTATCAGCATTGCCAAAAGGTTTGGGCTGAGAACCGGCGCCGTTTCTTCGGCCGGAAAGACAGCGCTGCTCCGCCTTTGGGATCCGACCCGGCCGCTGGCCTAACACCCGCGCCAAAAGACCAGAGTCGGATGCCGCAGGGATATCCGTCGGTGGCGCTACCTGAATCGAGCAAGCCATGACCAGTACAGGCATCATCGACCAGTTCCTTGAGACATTCACGCGCTACATCGATAATGGCTTTGGGCTGCTGGGCGGCGACGTCGGATATCTCGCAACTACGCTTGCCGCGATCGACATCACGCTTGCCGCGTTGTTCTGGAGCTGGGGGCCGGACGAAGACATCATCGCACGCCTCGTCAAGAAGACGCTCTTTGTCGGCGTCTTTGCCTACCTGATCAGCAATTGGAACAGCCTGGCGCGCATCGTCTTCGAAAGCTTTGCGGGTCTTGGGCTGAAAGCATCGGGTGCAAGCCTGTCAGCATCCGATTTCCTGAGACCTGGAAAGATCGCTCAAGTTGGACTCGACGCCGGCCGGCCGCTGCTCGATTCGATCTCCAACCTGATGGGCTACATCAGTTTCTTCGAGAATTTCGTCCAGATCGTCGTTCTCCTGTTCGCCTGGGTCGTGGTCCTGCTCGCCTTCTTCATTCTGGCAATCCAGCTCTTCGTCACCCTGATCGAGTTCAAGCTCACGACGCTGGCCGGCTTCGTGCTCATTCCATTTGGGCTGTTCGGCAAGACCGCCTTTGCCGCAGAACGGGTTTTGGGTAACGTCATATCTTCAGGGATCAAGGTCCTGGCCGTCATCGTCGGCATTGGATCGACCCTGTTCTCGCAGTTCACCGCTGGCTTTGGTGGCAATCAGCCAACCATCGAAGACGCAATGACTCTGGTGCTTGCGGCACTCTCCTTGCTGGGCCTTGGCATCTTCGGTCCGGGTATCGCAAATGGCCTGGTGTCGGGCGGACCTCAACTCGGCGCCGGCGCCGCGATTGGAACAGGCCTTGCTGCTAGCGGCATTGTTGCGGCTGGCGCGGGACTTGTCGCTGGCGGTGCCGGTCTCGCTGGCGGTGCGGTTGCAGGCGCCGCGCGAGGTGGCGGCGCTGTCATAACCGGAGCAACAGCCGCCTATCGAAGCGGCGGCCTTGCCGGCGTCGCGGAGGCTGGCGCTTCGGCTGCGACGAGTCCATTGCGTCGAGCAGCCGCTGCCTTCGGAGGTAGCCAAGCGGGCGACCGGAGCGCGAGCGCTCCGGCCGAAGGGCAGCCTGATTGGGCTCGCCGCATGAAGCGTGCTCAGACCATTCGACATGGTGCCTCCGCCGCTGGCCACGCCGTCCGCTCCGGCGATCATGGTGGCAGCGGCTCCTCCGTCGATTTGTCGGAAGGAGAACGCTGAGACGCACCACTGCACCTCCGCCGCACAGCAGCGCCTCAAACCTTCTATCGCAAGACTTGAAACCAATCACTCGATATCAGGGGCAACCAGCGATGTTCAAACGACCATCAGTTCACTACGGGCGCATGCCCGAGCCGATTACGCCTTACCAAAAGGCAGCGCAGGTTTGGGACGAACGCATTGGATCTGCCCGCGTGCAGGCCAAGAACTGGCGCCTAATGGCGTTCGGCTGCCTGATGCTTTCAGCCGGTCTCGCTGGCAGCCTTGTCTGGCAATCGAGCCAGGGATCGATCACGCCTTGGGTAGTAGAAGTCGATCATCTCGGCCAAGCCCAAAAGGTTCGCCGGCCAACATCGACTATCAACCTACTGACGCTCAGATCGCCTACCATCTGGCACGCTTCATCGAGGACGTCAGAGGCTTGTCGGCCGACGGTATCGTTCTGCGCCAGAATTGGCTCCGGGCCTATGATTTTACGACGGATCGTGGCGCGGCTGCGCTCAACGATTACGCACGCAACAATGACCCCTTTGCCAAGCTGGGCAAGGCTCAAATCTCCGTAGACGTCTCGAGCGTCATTCGCGCGTCTTCGGAGAGCTTTCGGGTCGCATGGACTGAACGCAGTTACGACAACGGTTCGCTGAGTTCGACCGAACGCTGGACAGCAATTCTCACGATCGCAATCGAGTCGCCGCGCGATGCCGAACGCCTGCGCAAGAATCCCCTTGGCGTCTACGTCCGCGCCATCAACTGGTCAAAGGAGTTGAGTCAGTGACCAAGACGCCGTCTGACGTCCATTCGAAGCATCCAGGTGCGCCAAGCGGGCTCAATTCGACTCGGCCCAAGTTCCTGTTCGCGAAGCGAGCAAGTTTGCACGCTCTCCTGCTTTGTTCGTCGATGCTTGGTGGATGCACGACCTACATTCCGCCGGAGATCAGCTATGACGCTGAAGTCTCCGCTGCCGGCACCACCGGTGGCTCTCGACGACAAACCGAGACCGCTTCACGTTCCACCCCTCTGGAAGCCAGCTTTCGGCGGTAAGTCAGGAGGGATGGAAGACGTAGAGCCGGTGAGCCGGGTGGAGATGGCAAACAGCGCGGCCCGTGTTGAACCGCGCAAACGGGGGTATTTCAACGCGGCGCAAATCTACGCCTACAGTCCCGGCGCGCTCTATCAGATTTACGCCGCACCGGGGCAGATCACGGATATCGCGCTAGAGGAGGGAGAACAGTTGACGGGATCAGGGCCGATCGCGGCCGGAGATACCGTACGCTGGGTGGTAGGCGATACCGAGAGCGGGAGCGGCGACACACGGCGCGTCCATATCCTGGTCAAGCCGACCCGAGCTTCGATCGAAACCAACCTGGTGGTCAATACTGACCGGCGCACCTACCTGATCGAGCTCCGCTCCCGCGAGTGGCCATACATGCCATCTCTTGCCTGGTACTATCCGGAAGCAGTGCGAGAGCAGTCGCGTTCAGTTGCTCTGAAACCCGTTCTTCCGGATCCGGCGCAGCGTATCTTCCGCTATGCCATCGAAGGGGACAGTCCTCCCTGGCGGCCGCGCCTATGACGATGGCCGCAAGGTCTATGTCGAATTCCCGCAAGGCATCGTGCAGGGCGAGATGCCTCCGCTCTTCGTCATCGGTCCAGACGGCAAGACTGAACTCGTCAACTATCGCGCTTACGGCAACATATTGATCGTCGATCGGCTCTTTGCAGCCGCCGAACTCCGGCTCGGCGGTGAGCACCAGCAAAAGGTCAGGATCGTCAGGACCGACGGGAGGCCGTCGTCATGAACACCCGCAATGGAAACGATCACGAGAAAACAGTTCCACCGGAGACACAAGTGGAGCGGTCAGAAAGCTTCCGATTGAGAGCAGAGCATCCGCGCGTGACGCGGTTGTCGCGGAAGCTCTTGGCCGGCGGGAGCGCTGTCGCCCTGCTTGTCATCGGTGGGGCTGTGCTGTGGTCGCTGCAGCATAATCGCTCCCGTAATCAGGCGGCGGAGGAGCTCTATAGCACAGACCACCACAATGTTGCCGAGGGTATTACGTCCCTGCCGAAGGATTATGCTGGCGTTCCGCGCCAGCCAATCCCGCAGCTTGGCCCGCCGCTCCCCGGAGACCTCGGTCGACCGATCCTTGCCGCTCAAGGCCAGTCGCCGGCGATTGGCGCTGATCCGGACCAGCAGCGCCGGGATCAAGAGACCGAGGCAGCCCGCATCAGTCATCTATTCGCTTCGACGAACGGACGTGAAGTACGTCCGCCCACCGCGCCGCTTGTTGGAAGCGATCGCGTCGTGCCATCGAATCCAACGGTGACCGGGGATGACGCATCTGCACAAAGCGGTCAGGATCGAAAGCTTGCCTTCGTGAACGCCTCCGTGGACCGTCGTACGGTCAGCCCTGACCGCGTCGCCAGGCCCGCCGCACCATATATCATGCAGACCGGGACGGTGATTCCGGGAGCGCTGATCACAGGGATTAGATCAGATATTCCAGGCCAAATCACCGCGCAGGTGACGGAAAACGTATACGATACGCCCACCGGTCGGTTCTTGTTAGTACCGCAGGGCGCGCGCCTGATCGGGGCATACGATAGCCAGGTCACTTTCGGCCAGTCCCGCGTCCTGCTCGTCTGGACACGGCTGATCATGCCGAATGGACGGTCGATCGTTCTTGAGCGGCAGCCTGGCGCTGACACTGCCGGATACGCAGGTCTCGAAGATCAGGTCGACAATCATTGGGGCGAGTTGTTCAAGGCTGCGGCACTATCGACGTTTCTGGCGATCGGGACCAAATTGGACGCCGGCTCGGACACCAATAGCAACGACAGTGCAATCATCCAGGCATTGCGACACGGCGCGTCGGACTCACTAAACCAGACCGGCAGCAGGTGGTTCGCCGCAGTCTCAGCGTCCAGCCCACTATAGCCGTGCGACCTGGCGTCCCGGTTCGTGTTCATGTCAATCATGACCTCATACTTACACCCTATAGAGGGTAACAAAATGCCAAAACTAAAAATAGGAGAGCTTCCAGACGACAAGCCGGTCAAAGTAAGTGCGGAGCTGCCTGCGGCGGTGCATCGTGATCTCATTGCATATGCAGAAGCCCTTAGGCGTCAGGGTAGTCAAGTGGTCGATCCGACTAAACTCATCGCCCCTATGTTGGCGCGCTTTATGGCCACTGATCGAGGATTTTCTAAGCTGAAACGTGAAGCCGCTGGCGAAGGACAGTGATGCTCAAGTTTCCTTGAAGCCGTCGGTCGACGCTAAATAGTTTGCGTGCATCAAGCTAGCCGCTGCCGCGTTGGCGTTAAGAGCTGAGATATCGCGTTGGAAAGTGTGTTTTCGCGTTTGCCTTAAAGAAGTCCGATTGCCAGGTTTTCTCGATTTCAGACGCGAGGGCGCTGCGCGTCGTCGTGCAGTCATTCGGTCACCTTCAGGCGCGTTACACTGCTCCGGCCATCGACGCTGACAGGCACCTCACCCTCGATCGTGGCCCGACGTACGACGCGATGCTGGTCCCCGTAATCGTTGACCGCGTAATGCTGCGTTGCGCGGTTATCCCAAATCGCAATATCTCCCTCTAACCAGTTCCAGCGCACAGTGTTTTCGGGCGCGGTGATGTGAGACTGAAATAGGTCGAACAGCTTTTGTCCGTCGTATTTGGGGATATCAACAAACTGCTTCACCACGGCGCCGAGCACTAGCGTCCGCTCGCCTGTTTCGGCGTGGACGCGTACGACGGGATGCTCCGTCTCAAAAACCGCTTTGGTGAACACCTCGTCAAAGTGCTTCTTGTCGACCTCGCGGAGACGCGCGATCCCAGCGTAATCGAAAACGTTGCTGTGAACGGCCCATAGGCCCTCGGCGAGCCGCTGTAGGGGCGACGGCAAACCAAGATAAGCGGCAGCTGTGTTAGACCACACGGTGTCGCCTCCGAACGGTGGCATTACCACGGCCCGCAGGACCAAGATCTTGGGATAGGCGTCCGCAAAGGTCCCATCCGCATGCCAAACGTCGGCGCGACCGCCACGCGAGTGGAGTCCAGTTCGAGGAGCGACGCCCCCTTGGTAGCGCCGAGTATCGGATGTGGCACTAGCTTTCCCAGACGAGCGGAAAAGCGCTCCTGCTCGGCGTCATTGAGATGTCCTTGATTGCGGAAGAAGATCACCTTGTGCTCTAGCAATAAGCTGTTGATCACAGCTATCGCGTGATCCGGCAGATCGCCTGATAGCTTGATATTTTTACTTCGGCACCGATGCGCGCTGCACGTTTCACAATATCCGCGCTCGGAATGACGCCACCGATCAAAGTCATTGCGCTGATCTCGCTTTTCCAGGCCCTGGCAGGTCTCCCGCACCCTCTTGGAGCGAATGATCTTCAGCAAGCATTGTGCCAGAAAGACCAACATGTCCTCGATAATAGGCACTGAACGAATCGTGGTATTTGCCGCGAGTCATCGACCGTCATCGTGCCATATCAACCTGTTCGAGAGTATTTGCTGGTCTACATGTCTCCGATGGTCATAGCGGGTATGTCCGCGATGTGAATCAGCTGACCGTTCCTCAAGGATGAAATGCGGGTGGAAAGCGTGACCATTTGCTGCTTTGTGGCTCTGTTTCTTGATAGATCGTTTTAGGCAATGGCCATACCAGGCGGCGGTGGGCAAGCCATAACGCCGAATGGGCTTTTCGAGAGTTCGGTTACTACCCGCTGTACTCGACCTGACACGGGATTTGGGCTCTGTCGGAGTACCGACAACTCTCCACATACTTTAGTAAGCTCAAGCTGACTGTTCCATTGGCGAATTCGCGAGTTAATTGACGACCCGAGGTAATCTCCCGTAATGCCGCTGGAGCCCCGGGAGAGTTGCAGATGTAAGATCGCTCTCTTTCGAGCGGCGCTCTTGGCGGCAGTTATGCACATTATCGTCTCGGTCCTGAAGTAGGATAAAAGCTGTGTTTTTCTTGGTCCTGTGTCAGTTTGCTCGCCGCTAGACCGGTGGAGAAACCAATGCGATCAGGCACGGGCGGTGGCTCATCTTGCGCTTGCCTCCGATCATGGTGATCGCGATAATATCCGCGGGAGCATCGCTGACCGCCCACGGCGTCGCACGTCACGTCTCATGGGGATTGGTCACGCGTCACGATCTGAAGCGGGCGATTGAGATCCTCGAAGAATTCAATCGGCCCATGGGCGTGGACCGCAATGTAAATTCCATGTCCGCACCATATGTTCGGCTTGTGGCTTGCTGGGAGACCAGGATGGCGTCTCGCAAGCCTCTGCGCCAGTAAAGATCGCCAGAGCGGTCCGATTGGGCAATGCGCGATTGCGGGTTGCTAAGTTCACTTCGCCGGCGGCTTGCCCGGCGTTTTTGTCTACTGGACAATAGACCGAGCCGCCGCCATGGTGCGGAACGTCGTGGCATCGGCGGTAGGGCTGGTCCACAGCGGCTCCTGCGGTCGTTTGTTCCATAATGCCCGGAAGCATCCACCGTGCAGCTATTCGTTAGGCTATGGGCACGGGGCCCCCTTGGCACATTGCTGTCTCACTTGGGCGCAGTTCTCTTGATCTTTCTCAAGCGATGCCCCTTCTGCAGCAGTGGAGCAGGCGCGCCTGCCGCGCAGCGCTGGCAAAGGCCTCGTAGTCGACGATTCTAAGACGGATCAGCTTCGGGCAAGGCCACGAAACTGAAATCGCATCCATCTTCCAGGGATCCGGCGAGTACCGTGGTTCAAGAGCGGCCCCTCCTCATTGCCTCGATACTGGCTCGGGTGAGTCCCCAATCGTCAGACTTCAGAAAGGCAACTTCCACACGAAATAGAGAAGCGCAGCGATTGCCACCCAGAAAAGTATGCCGCGGAAGATGAAAGCGAGCGCCATTTTAATCGCCATCTTGCCCAAGCCGCTGCGCCATGGCGATTCCATCGATCGCGTCTGCCAGCCCTTCCAAGAAAGTCCGATACCACGCATCATCGTCGGAAGGTCCCATTCTTGTAGGCTGCCGACGTAACGCGTCAGAGCAATCACGCCTGCGATCGTGGTTGGTGTTGAACGGATGAGCACGTTCCCTTGCTCCGCGAGAGCATGGTTCCTTTGACAGCTGATTTCGTCGGCGGCATCAAACTCGGGTCCCGAATCGAGCTTCGCCGATACGGACAGGGCCGCATCGTAATGTGCCAACAGCTCGCGATGACGCTCGATCACTAGGAAGATTAGATCCCGATCGGCTGCAGCAGTCGACTGGGGAGAAAGTTCCTGCGATGACAATGTTGGCCCCAAGCAAGTAGCAGGGCTACGTTAGCACGGTGGCCATGATGATAATCAGCGTAGAAGGTCCTTCATCTGCGGTATTTCTGCTCGATCGTCTTGGCATCCAGGCGAGGTCAATGGCTCATTTTTTGAGACGTTTCGCGCACGAGGGCGCGCCTTAGTCGCGGGAAAACGGGCCCGCTCGATCGTTTTGGCGTACATTACAGGCCTTTCAAAGCGTCGTCGTCATTTATGAATGCCACGCAACGTGCAGGCGGAGATCCTCGCACAGCCGGCTTGGGGGTGTCCTCGCACCGTTGGCGGAACTTCGTCCGCGTCGTGTGAAGGCGACACCACGACATCGGGTATTCGGCGGCAGGCCCATTCAGCCATCATTCGCGGATCATCCGGTCTGAGCCGGAGTGACGACGCAGTTGAGGCGTCGACGCCCGCGGTGGGAGCTCTCCGCAAAAGTCTTACGCGGGCGGTTGGATAAGATATCGTAGGTTTGGTCGGTGTGGGGGTAGGCGGTAGCGCTCCCCCGCTACCAATCATCTCCCCAAGCTCCCATTTGATAGTTCGGTAGACCTCAGCCTGATTGCATGGCGCCGGGTCTATTTGGACGGCGCGCCGCTTGTGCCGTCTGCAAGCACGCGCCGTTACGGGGGGAGTGTGGCGACATGGTCGAAGGTCTGCCAAGCGAAGTTGAAGTCATCACGCTGTTCGTTGATGACATTGCCGCTTCGAAGGCGTTCTACGCCAAGGTCTTTGCAGCCGAGACCATCTGGGAGGATGACGTCTCGTCGGTGCTGAAATTCGGCGGCCTCTTGATCAATCTTCTCGACGCCTCTCAAGCGCCTGCGCTTGTTACGCCGTTGCCGGTTGGGCCGTCCGCCGCGGGGCCCCGCGCGATGTTGACGATCAGGGTCACGGATGTCGATGCGGTGTGCTTCGCCCTTCGGGGGATTGGTGTCGATCTGCTCAATGGCCCGATCGATCGTCCATGGGGACGGCGAACCGCATCCTTCGCCGATCCTTCAGGTCATGTCTGGGAGATCGCTCAGCTGATCGGACGGACGTAGGTCGTAGAACGGGTAAAGGCTTGCGAAACCCGTCATACCTCATCCGCGGCTAGAGCCTTGATGGGTTTCGCTTCGCTCTACCCATCGTACGAGCTAAGGAGCTTCTTGGAGTACAACTGAAGGGTTGTGCTTTGATAGGAAGTATGCGTCACAAAACAGCTTGATGAACGATACTTCCTTCAGTGTCACGACGAGCCCGGTAAGCTGATCGCGATCGAAGGCACGGCAGAGTTCAGCATAGCGGTCTCTCTCATCCATTTGCGGAAAGAGGCTGTCCAGAAACTTCAAAATTGCTGGCTCAAATGGGGTGCCCGGTTGCCAGTCGTTGTGCTCGGCCATCATCGCGCGCAGACTTCGGAAAAAATTCCCGAATGACTCAACTTCGCATTGCCAATGCACGTCGTTCAAAGAGAGAAACGTCAGGCCTCCTATGTAAAAGTCTAGGGAATTTTGCGAGCCAGACTGCCTTATTTTAGTAAGTGCTGCGAAAGCTAGGGCGGAACGAGCGAGATCGTCATCGGCCAACGCGCGGTTCTCGCCCCAATCTATTTTGAGGCTGGGTTGCCTTTGGAGTCTTAAGTCTTGATGGTTTTCAAGATCGCGGATCGTTTCGTAGTATCGGTCGATTTGCTCCGGCATTCGCCACCACCAAAACCCCATGGTGCCAATGTTCAGGGCGACTACGAAGCTCCGGGC from the Bradyrhizobium sp. WBAH42 genome contains:
- a CDS encoding VOC family protein, which encodes MVEGLPSEVEVITLFVDDIAASKAFYAKVFAAETIWEDDVSSVLKFGGLLINLLDASQAPALVTPLPVGPSAAGPRAMLTIRVTDVDAVCFALRGIGVDLLNGPIDRPWGRRTASFADPSGHVWEIAQLIGRT
- the trbK-alt gene encoding putative entry exclusion protein TrbK-alt, translating into MALSLLTTIGVLVVTACTIQLRSGEDASAPPKAEQTTDVEVSDLARCRTVTSDDVGGYQHCQKVWAENRRRFFGRKDSAAPPLGSDPAAGLTPAPKDQSRMPQGYPSVALPESSKP
- the trbL gene encoding P-type conjugative transfer protein TrbL, whose protein sequence is MTSTGIIDQFLETFTRYIDNGFGLLGGDVGYLATTLAAIDITLAALFWSWGPDEDIIARLVKKTLFVGVFAYLISNWNSLARIVFESFAGLGLKASGASLSASDFLRPGKIAQVGLDAGRPLLDSISNLMGYISFFENFVQIVVLLFAWVVVLLAFFILAIQLFVTLIEFKLTTLAGFVLIPFGLFGKTAFAAERVLGNVISSGIKVLAVIVGIGSTLFSQFTAGFGGNQPTIEDAMTLVLAALSLLGLGIFGPGIANGLVSGGPQLGAGAAIGTGLAASGIVAAGAGLVAGGAGLAGGAVAGAARGGGAVITGATAAYRSGGLAGVAEAGASAATSPLRRAAAAFGGSQAGDRSASAPAEGQPDWARRMKRAQTIRHGASAAGHAVRSGDHGGSGSSVDLSEGER
- a CDS encoding DUF2274 domain-containing protein, with translation MPKLKIGELPDDKPVKVSAELPAAVHRDLIAYAEALRRQGSQVVDPTKLIAPMLARFMATDRGFSKLKREAAGEGQ
- the trbJ gene encoding P-type conjugative transfer protein TrbJ, which encodes MRRLGLLTAAGTVALILGITVPARAQWIVFDPNNYVQNVLTAARELQQINNQITSLQNEAQMLINQAKNLANLPYSSLQQLQSSIQRTQQLLAQAQRIAYDVQQIDHAFSTSYAPAASSQSDQLLTANAQSRWQNSYAATQDALRVQDGIVGNLDTHQIQTSALVTSSQSASGALQATQAGNQLLALNAQQLADLTAGVTAQGRTQSLEAAQRAAAQDQGREQLRRFLNPGQGYQLSNVQMFH